A part of Carassius carassius chromosome 32, fCarCar2.1, whole genome shotgun sequence genomic DNA contains:
- the LOC132112939 gene encoding mRNA decay activator protein ZFP36L1-like, with protein sequence MTTAVVSPFFDFSEVISNKNKMLNYNNNILSTPHPVSVPCTGPSLPISNPTGCLLDRKAVGTPATCGVYQRRHSVTSGSTKLNQNQFLNIAKADPSLLGSGMGTTGSSNKENRLRDRSFSETGDRLLQRCSGPGGPNGQVNSSRYKTELCRPFEENGACKYGDKCQFAHGIHELRSLSRHPKYKTELCRTFHTIGFCPYGPRCHFIHNAEERRGPPPTSSPLSASNKMERPRLQHSYSFAGFPSSGGLRDSPTSVTPPPIFTPDELSEWPSCNPFTYSSQELANFFSPSLGNAPLSCSNPSTQAPSSPTTPYYFRAMSESPQLYESPSSQPDSLSDQEGYQSSSSGSLSGSESPVLDTTRRLPIFSRLSISDD encoded by the exons ATGACCACAGCCGTGGTGTCGCCTTTCTTCGACTTTAGCGAAGTGATCAGCAACAAG AACAAAATGCTGAACTACAATAATAACATCCTCAGTACTCCACACCCTGTCTCGGTCCCTTGCACGGGGCCAAGTCTGCCCATCTCCAACCCCACTGGGTGCCTGCTGGACAGGAAGGCTGTGGGGACACCCGCAACTTGTGGGGTTTACCAGCGCCGGCACTCTGTGACTTCAGGAAGCACCAAACTCAACCAAAACCAGTTCTTGAACATTGCCAAGGCAGATCCATCCCTGCTCGGCTCAGGGATGGGAACCACCGGCAGCAGCAACAAAGAGAACCGACTTCGAGACCGCTCTTTCTCTGAGACGGGGGATCGGCTGCTACAGAGGTGTTCGGGCCCTGGAGGCCCCAACGGCCAGGTCAACTCGAGCCGCTACAAGACAGAGTTATGCAGGCCATTCGAGGAGAACGGCGCCTGCAAGTATGGTGACAAGTGCCAGTTTGCCCATGGCATTCATGAGTTGCGCAGCCTAAGCCGCCATCCTAAGTACAAGACAGAGCTCTGCCGCACATTCCACACCATTGGCTTCTGCCCCTACGGCCCACGCTGCCACTTCATCCACAATGCAGAAGAGCGCCGTGGACCTCCTCCAACCTCATCCCCCCTTTCGGCCTCCAATAAGATGGAGAGGCCGCGGCTGCAACACAGCTACAGCTTTGCGGGCTTCCCCAGCTCTGGAGGCTTGAGGGACAGCCCCACCTCGGTCACCCCTCCACCTATATTTACCCCAGACGAACTGTCTGAGTGGCCTAGCTGCAACCCCTTTACATATTCCAGCCAGGAGCTGGCCAACTTCTTCAGCCCTAGCCTGGGCAACGCACCTTTATCCTGCTCCAACCCTTCCACCCAGGCCCCATCTTCCCCAACGACCCCTTACTACTTCAGGGCCATGTCAGAGTCTCCCCAACTCTACGAGTCTCCATCCAGTCAGCCAGACTCGCTTTCTGACCAAGAGGGCTACCAGAGCAGCTCGAGTGGAAGTCTGAGCGGCTCCGAATCTCCTGTCCTCGACACCACCCGCCGACTGCCCATCTTCAGCAGGCTGTCCATCTCTGATGACTAA